One genomic segment of Gossypium arboreum isolate Shixiya-1 chromosome 3, ASM2569848v2, whole genome shotgun sequence includes these proteins:
- the LOC108485407 gene encoding uncharacterized protein LOC108485407 isoform X1, translated as MGTATSSMAAKFAFFPPNPPSYNITVDEASGKMRFSDVNYQRDNVDVLKLSTKRGNEIVAMYVKNPSASLTVLYSHGNAADIGQMYHIFTELSVHLNVNLMGYDYSGYGQSSGKPSEQDTYADIEAAYKCLEEMYGIKQQDTILYGQSVGSGPALELAIRLPHLRAVILHSPILSGLRVMYPVKRTLWFDIYKNIDKIPLVDCPVLVIHGTEDEVVNFSHGKQLWELCKEKYEPLWLKGGNHCDLELYPEYLRHLRKFISAIEKLQRPHDALDLIPKDQTEQASNNATEQSKEKSRPSIDYREKGRPSFGHREKSRLSTDSRDKARASIDKREKSRKSIDRSFKARNSTDHSERARNSFDRLGDMVRSVGLCNVDCLKQTAAEV; from the exons ATGGGGACTGCAACATCATCCATGGCAGCCAAGTTTGCATTTTTCCCGCCGAACCCGCCTTCCTACAACATAACTGTGGATGAAGCAAGTGGGAAAATGAGGTTCTCAGATGTTAATTACCAGAGAGATAACGTGGATGTATTGAAGCTGAGTACCAAGAGAGGGAACGAGATTGTGGCTATGTATGTGAAGAACCCATCTGCTTCACTCACAGTGCTATATTCTCATGGAAACGCTGCTGATATTGGTCAGATGTATcatattttcactgagctcagtgtCCACCTTAATGTTAATCTTATGGG ATATGATTACTCAGGATATGGACAGTCCAGTGGAAAG CCAAGTGAGCAAGACACATACGCAGACATAGAGGCAGCTTACAAATGCTTGGAAGAGATGTATGGAATAAAACAGCAAGACACAATATTGTATGGGCAATCAGTTGGGAGTGGACCTGCTTTAGAACTAGCCATTCGGTTGCCTCACTTGAGGGCTGTAATTCTCCACAGTCCAATCTTGTCTGGCCTTCGTGTCATGTATCCAGTCAAGCGTACATTATGGTTTGACATTTATAAG AACATTGATAAAATTCCTCTAGTTGACTGCCCTGTTTTGGTAATTCAT GGAACTGAAGATGAAGTGGTGAACTTTTCTCATGGGAAGCAACTTTGGGAACTATGCAAAGAGAAGTATGAACCTTTGTGGCTCAAAGGGGGAAACCATTGTGATTTGGAACTCTACCCTGAGTACCTAAGGCACCTTAGGAAGTTCATATCGGCCATTGAGAAACTTCAACGTCCCCACGATGCACTGGACCTGATACCTAAGGATCAGACCGAGCAAGCTTCGAACAATGCTACCGAGCAAAGCAAGGAGAAATCCAGGCCAAGCATTGACTATAGAGAAAAGGGTAGGCCAAGTTTTGGGCATAGAGAAAAATCCAGGCTAAGCACAGACAGTAGAGACAAAGCAAGAGCCAGCATTGACAAAAGAGAGAAATCAAGAAAGAGCATTGATCGCAGTTTCAAAGCTAGGAACAGCACTGATCATTCAGAGAGAGCAAGAAACAGTTTTGATCG GCTGGGAGATATGGTACGATCTGTTGGATTGTGCAATGTTGATTGTTTGAAGCAGACAGCAGCTGAGGTTTGA
- the LOC108485407 gene encoding uncharacterized protein LOC108485407 isoform X2: MGTATSSMAAKFAFFPPNPPSYNITVDEASGKMRFSDVNYQRDNVDVLKLSTKRGNEIVAMYVKNPSASLTVLYSHGNAADIGQMYHIFTELSVHLNVNLMGYDYSGYGQSSGKPSEQDTYADIEAAYKCLEEMYGIKQQDTILYGQSVGSGPALELAIRLPHLRAVILHSPILSGLRVMYPVKRTLWFDIYKGTEDEVVNFSHGKQLWELCKEKYEPLWLKGGNHCDLELYPEYLRHLRKFISAIEKLQRPHDALDLIPKDQTEQASNNATEQSKEKSRPSIDYREKGRPSFGHREKSRLSTDSRDKARASIDKREKSRKSIDRSFKARNSTDHSERARNSFDRLGDMVRSVGLCNVDCLKQTAAEV, from the exons ATGGGGACTGCAACATCATCCATGGCAGCCAAGTTTGCATTTTTCCCGCCGAACCCGCCTTCCTACAACATAACTGTGGATGAAGCAAGTGGGAAAATGAGGTTCTCAGATGTTAATTACCAGAGAGATAACGTGGATGTATTGAAGCTGAGTACCAAGAGAGGGAACGAGATTGTGGCTATGTATGTGAAGAACCCATCTGCTTCACTCACAGTGCTATATTCTCATGGAAACGCTGCTGATATTGGTCAGATGTATcatattttcactgagctcagtgtCCACCTTAATGTTAATCTTATGGG ATATGATTACTCAGGATATGGACAGTCCAGTGGAAAG CCAAGTGAGCAAGACACATACGCAGACATAGAGGCAGCTTACAAATGCTTGGAAGAGATGTATGGAATAAAACAGCAAGACACAATATTGTATGGGCAATCAGTTGGGAGTGGACCTGCTTTAGAACTAGCCATTCGGTTGCCTCACTTGAGGGCTGTAATTCTCCACAGTCCAATCTTGTCTGGCCTTCGTGTCATGTATCCAGTCAAGCGTACATTATGGTTTGACATTTATAAG GGAACTGAAGATGAAGTGGTGAACTTTTCTCATGGGAAGCAACTTTGGGAACTATGCAAAGAGAAGTATGAACCTTTGTGGCTCAAAGGGGGAAACCATTGTGATTTGGAACTCTACCCTGAGTACCTAAGGCACCTTAGGAAGTTCATATCGGCCATTGAGAAACTTCAACGTCCCCACGATGCACTGGACCTGATACCTAAGGATCAGACCGAGCAAGCTTCGAACAATGCTACCGAGCAAAGCAAGGAGAAATCCAGGCCAAGCATTGACTATAGAGAAAAGGGTAGGCCAAGTTTTGGGCATAGAGAAAAATCCAGGCTAAGCACAGACAGTAGAGACAAAGCAAGAGCCAGCATTGACAAAAGAGAGAAATCAAGAAAGAGCATTGATCGCAGTTTCAAAGCTAGGAACAGCACTGATCATTCAGAGAGAGCAAGAAACAGTTTTGATCG GCTGGGAGATATGGTACGATCTGTTGGATTGTGCAATGTTGATTGTTTGAAGCAGACAGCAGCTGAGGTTTGA